DNA sequence from the Nicotiana tomentosiformis chromosome 3, ASM39032v3, whole genome shotgun sequence genome:
tcttcgaaggagaacatttcctttgcggccggttgttctccatacactattttgacacctcccgatgttgggaatttgaggacctggtgtagggtcgagggtacggctctcatgttgtggatccacggccttccgaaaagggctttatatctcatatcaccttcgatcacgtgaaactttgtttcctagatggttccggccacgtttattggtagggtaatctcgcctttggtggtttcacatgccatattgaatccgtttagaaccagagttacGGGTATGATCTGatcttgcaggccgagctgttctacgaccctcgatctgatgatattggccgagctacctggatcaattaacacacgtttaatcttagttttattcatgagtacggatattaccagtgcatcgttatggggttggatgattccctttGTATCTTCATCACTCCCTTtgtatcttcatcactgaaggacaaagtccctatgggtgtataatcttgagttcgagatcgcttttccctcacaatcgatatTTTAGTGCTTTTAAGCATCGGTCCTTGAGGGgcatcgacgccgccgatgatcatgtgaatgacgtgttgcagttcttctggctcgttttgcttgccgaattccttgttcctaaaatggttcttcgccctatcactcagaaattcccgaaggtgtcctttgttaaataagcgggtcacttcctctcttagttgcctgcaatcttccgttctgtggccatgggtgccatgatattcgcacatttgattaggattcctttgggcaggatcagtctgcatgggtcgaggccatctggtgtctttgatgtGTTCGATGGCCGATACGATGACGGATGTACCAATGTTGAAGTGATACTCCTATAATCGAGGGACATTTATAGGATCGGAATATTTATCAAAGCTgttcttgctcataagtccccaagAATTTTGTCCCTGATCAGTCCTTCGATTGTTTCGAACCACATCAtatgctgaaccgttgttcatccgatctatGCCGTATGGTTGGTATCGGTCTCTTtattcgacctttgttctctgttgatttccctctgatttttagtggttgtgtggttctgacgtacgggcccatacggagctcccaattgatcatcttcgaccctgatttttgattggtaccggttgtgtatatctgcccaagttattgctgggtactcgatcaaattttgtttcagccgacgtgatgctgtcgaacttagctcgttcagtccttgggtgaaagcttgtacgaccCAATCGTCTGCGACCGGTGGCAAGTTcatacgttccatttgaaatcgggatacgaattccctcagcatttcgttaccccctttgttttactttgaagagatctgatttccttgttgcaacctttatggcaccagcatgtgcttttacgaacgaatctgcaaacatggcaaaagaatcgatggaattcggtggtaagttgtgataccagatcattgctccctttgcgagggtctctccaaactttttcaacaacacggattcgatctcatcatcctccaaatcttTGATGGCATATGTGTAGGAGGTAACgtattcgttaggatcggtcgtaccgttatatttgggaatttcgggcatagaaaattttttggggattggttttggggccgcgctcgagggaaaaggcttttgtatgaattttttcgaatcgagcccttttatcattggcggagcccccgggatttgatcgaccctagcgttatatgttttcacttttttgtcgttgtcttcgactcgttttgtgagttcctcgagcaatttagcaatttcaggagcggttcccgattcctgctcgtttgatttcactacgtCGGGCtatgttctgggggtgacttctcgaagaagtggattagagttcggcccgctttgcatatgagttcggctctgcaactgagctatcgctgtttgttgggcttgtaacatttcaaaaattatacgcaagctgaccccgatttctcCCATGCtgtaggtgtctcgggctatgggtcgagcaccgccctgaacgcttctttccggttcagaacgctaattcgcttctagagctatttgtaaattgatatccaatggtacttcggctcgaatttcgggttcttTGATTCAAGCCTTGTTGCCGTCGTCAggtagccttccggccccgggcgccaagttgttggtttcatcttgaaggccggcttctaggtcgataggtagagccattttgaagttgtaagctggagtgtactgtagatttatatcaaacaatcactgttactcttagccccacggtgggcgccaaactatttatccgaaaaatcggataacgttaaatttagatatggttctaagggtatgcgaatctctttgatacaaaatgacaatacaggtatttttgctataaaatgggaatgatgggtgggaagactgaaatgagttagaaaaacaagcacaatgaaatcttaatgtatcttggagaACTTGTCTCTACTGCAGTCTatccccctttttatagtagaggatcaccgctttatctataacaacataataaaataatacatatagtggaggactcATGATGGTTtatctcttccttgattctcgccaagattctcttccTCGGTGcgattgtaacggctcttgtctgcgagcttggcactggctcgagctcggtgttaggtcgaacccccagtcttggttcgagctcggttctgccttggggcatcgatattTGGGGCCCGTATCGATTGGTGTTGCCCCATAGTTCGATTTGAatacgggctcgataatgatatcgagttttgccgtttATAGCGCGAAGCTCAACGTCCCaacttcggaattcgtccgagcttgtcatgtggatacccttcgattgaaacgtcattgtctcgaccggtcattatgactgagaatcggttttgaccgtacacagttATCATGGTACATAAGTTAAACTCAAAACTTTATAATACTACTCTGTATACCGTATATAATATACTGAAGGAAAACGAAAATTACTCCAAGATTTAACATAACAAAATTGTCTTTAGATTTTACTATCTTGGACTCTTACCAATGAGTTGGTGATAGCTGatgaataaaatattaatttaaaagcAAAACTATTAGACAAATGCATCTTACATTTGGTATTCGTTTAATTTTATATGGCCAGCTCCTTAAAAGTCAAACCTCACCGTAATAGAAAGTCGAAGGATAAATATCCAATAATGATTTTCTTCCACTTAACGTAGATGATTTTCTTCTTGTTTTGGACTAGTTTTACTCGCTTAAGATTGTTGGAATACAAGAAATTAATAATCATACTGAAGTTTGGATATCTAAAACTTATTCCTAACGATGACAAACTTAAATTAGGAactttttttaatataaaatatttttcatattGAATGTGTACGTTAAATGGTACTATCAATTTATAATTATGGTTATGTGATTTTATTAAGTAAACATATATAGTATTAATTGTAAACATATATAGTATTAATTGACTATGATCAAGCGAGAtgcatctattttttttttttttgcagtaaGATGCGTCTATTTACAAACGCATATGCACTATTAATTTGGTGTAAATAGATaacttttttttaccttttttgtACAGCTGGTGATTGGTTTTTAGATCATTATTTTTAGAAGTAATTTATATGTGTAGTCTGAACTCACACTGACACAGTCACACACACACGCAGACAAATCTCTCCAATGTGGATATCGACAAATTCCGAAAAATAGGATTTATAGTGTTTTCACAGTTCCCCTTCAACGTAACTCGAACCCAGAATCTAACGATCATGAGTGAAGGTGCTTTTACCAACTGAGTAAGCCTCACTTGCCGgtctctttttcttttcaaaatgaCCCAACATAAATGTGTACGTTGATGTGGTTCAAATTGTAAAATATGAACTCGTTTATAATTTACTAGTTTCTCtgcacgtgcgttgcacgtgtatatCATATTATTTTTTAGTTAATGTGCACATACTCAAGAAATATTTAATTTTGTTAGATATAAATTATATTTACAAATTTAAATATGTCAAAATCTAATATTTTCGcggaaacttaagaactttcacgaataaagaaggaaaaaaaaatactataCGACCAACTTTATCTTCGTTCTTCTAGCCATCATATTTATCAATCCAATTGACGTTATCGGAAGTAGCATTCTTTGATCAATTATATGTTCTTAATATTGTTCGGTCATAACAATATCAAATTACGCCTTGGTATTAATTAGATCTCAAGGTTGTTCGCTCTTTTCTGGAATATTCAAACTTCGCTTTCTTATTTTAATGTAGATGTCATGGCACAATTTTTTTAGCTTCATCATATATAGACCTATAAGTAATTATTTTTCTACATTAAAAAGTATTAGAGTTTAAACTTATTAGTGAATATGAAATGTTGAATTGCATAATGAATCATATTCATTATATCTAGTGGCGGATTCAAAATTTTCatcaaggggtgtcaaaatataaataattagatacatCGAAAAGTCAAGGGGAGTCAACGTATAATAAATGTACATAAAATAAGAAAATTTATCTAGCAAAATAGTTTAATTTCCGGTGAAGGGGTGTCGCTTGACACCCTTTGCttcaatgtggctccgccactgattATATCTACTGAAAAAAAGTAGAAAATCATGTAAGATAATATTAAAGAAAAGGTTCATATATCTCCTGAACTATATGTCAGAATTATTCAATGTCttgttttacaaaaaaaaatcttAGAGGTTGATATCTACTTTCAATGGTCATGGTTCTTTCTTTAAAATAACCTTATCGCAGCCAGGAGCTCTCATTTCTCTCCCTATTTAACTAATTAATGGGATCTAGATAAAGGCACCAAAAACtcaattaaaaatatttataagaTCTGAAAATATAAAATAGGATTTGGATAAAGAGAAAAGTATAGAAGAAATTGATACATTTACCAAAAAGATGAATTTTAGTGTTGCTTTATCCCTCTACTTTTCTGAAATGATTCAACTATCACAATAGAGTTTAACCACCACGTTCAGGATGGATTGGTGTGGatagtaaaaatatattatcccAATTTGTAAAAAGTATATTGCCCGTGCAATATCAGGGCTGCAACAAACTAAAATAGTGAATGGGGATCAAAGAACAGTTTGAAAATAGATGTGATTTTATTTTTCTCAGATATATAGAAGATCTTATCAGCAAGAGCAAGGAGAAGATAATAGCAGAGTGATAAGTAATATGAGAATATCTTTCGTCGCACGTCCATAATCTAGAGCTATTTATGTTACGAAAGATTTACTATAAAACTTTTCTATACTTTATTAGAATTGTCTTGTTATACTAACAAAGTTATTTTTAATTATAACATGCATGCAAGACACAAAATAATTATGAGACCATGACCATAATTCTAACATTTATAAATATTGAATTGTATAAATCAGAAACAATTGATAATTAAAGAATAAGTAAAGGAATTAAGTAGAACCTgatttttcactttcttcttcttcttcttcttaatccATTACTTTGATGCTGTCATTTATGCCATATGCTTTTTAGCCATGTCCCTTGACCATTAATATACGGATGCACCGGTGAAGATTTGAGAACTAAAGAGCTAAGAGCCTATCTATCTCTTAGTGGTTAGTCTAATCAACACACGTATTTTTATGAATACTTTAGAAACAATTTCATGGCTTTGTTTTTCATGATTTTTTTATTCATGTGTCGTCTTTGATCTTTTGATGTCCACTTTCACTTCTTCCTTCTCAGCCTCGAACGATTGGCTTTTAAAACATTTACCTCTGGCGTTGGCGTCTCCTTCCAATCAACGTCAGATTAACAATTAAAGTTGAGACATAGCTCTCTTAAGAAGACACGGTTTACTCCATGTATAGagattataaaatataaatcAGACTTGAGAAGACAGTAGCTTAAAAAAAGAGACTTGAAAAGATAGCTTTTGAATGAATGGTTGTGACTTTTAGCAAAAGAGTACCAAGCGTTGGGTGGGCGGTTTATACTCATAGTTTTTTGTAATTATGGTATTTAATTTTTAGAAGAGTAAATTGGTAATTTAATTTTTTAGTTTAGAGCTTaccacttttaatataatatataaataaatagaaAGATAAATATAGATAATTTATAATTTCTCATGGACGTAGTTCGAATTATAATTTATTGATCACCAAATATTCATTCAGAGTTAAATGTGTCTGGAATAGTAATGCATTGAATGGCATAACGAATATAAAAGGTCAAAGACGAAGGCCACATATGTTATGTTTGTCCAAATTTGACCCTCATTTTTTGGATGATCAAAAGCAGCAAAAAATTTAATAGCCAAAATGAAAAGGCACCAGCATAGGAAAGCCTATGTCTCGCAAATAAGGAAATAGCAATTACAATGATACCGATAAGAGGCAAGATGAACTGCACTCTGCACACAAAGGAAAGCAATCCTCAGTAATTAATACTAGTAATAAAGAAAGAATGATTAATTTGGCACATAATGTATCCACCAACGTCTTAATTTGCATTTGCATATCAACCAAGACATGAGCAGGAACTGCAACCAATACCTTGTTTCTTACTCTATTTTTAGAAAAAACACATTATACTACATGCCAATTTTGTTTTTCTGCACATTTGCAACTTTGTATTTCAGTTTTGATTGATACCCTTGGTTCAGGATTCAGAGTAACTATGAAGAGATTCAAGAAAACCTCCAATGATCAGCTAGTTTCTTCTGATCGAGAATCCAGTGTCGTTCTAAAGATTGCAGAATCGAAATGGGGTCTCAATCCTATGACTCTTATGGCTTTTTTCGTCGTTTGTTTGATGGTTCTGACTCTTGTATTATCAGTTGCCATAGTTTTTGGGAACTTACCTTCTGATTGCTTGTGGACTTTGGCTGAAGCAAGATTTTTTGATGTTAAACCTTCAAAAGGTACTTCGTTTCCTCTTTATTTTTCCATCATCCTTACCTTTTTGATTCACTTATATTACTAGTAGTAAATAAACTTACtctattcttcttcttttttccagcCACAGTTTCTGAAGATGATATTCCTCGGCCAGTGATAGTGCAAAAAGATAAACTACTAGGTGGCCTTCTTCCTTCTGGATTTGATGAAACATCTTGTCTGAGTAGGTATGAATCACTCTTATATATCAAAGGTCTGCGCCATAAGCCTTCGTCTTATCTTATCTCGAGGTTAAGAAGATATGAAGCACTTCACAAGCAATGCGGACCTTATACAGAATTATATAACAAAACTGTTGACCTTATAAAATCTGGTGATCAATACAGTACTGGTTCTTCAGTTTGTAATTATGTGATTTGGGTATCCTTTAGTGGTTTAGGGAACAGAATACTAACCTTAACTTCTGCTTTCCTTTACGCTCTTCTCACAAATAGAGTCCTTCTTGTTGATCCCCGAGTTAATTTACCTGACTTATTCTGTGAACCTTTTCCTCAAGTTTCTTGGTTGCTTCCCTCAGATTTTCCCATACTTGATCAGTTTAGTACCTTTAATCAGAAATCTCCACTTTCTTATGGTTATATGGTGAGAAATAATAAGTCTAGAATACATCCCTTCATATACCTTCATTTAAATCATGACTATGATGCTcaagataaattatttttctGTGACACTGACCAAACTTTTCTCAAGAAAATCCCTTGGCTATTTGTGAAGTCAAATAACTATTATGTCCCTGCTCTTTTCTTGATCCCATCTTTTGAGCAAGAGTTAAACAATCTTTTTCCAGAGAAAGGAACTGTGTTCCACTTTTTAGGTAGGTACCTTTTTCATCCCACAAATTCTGTATGGGGGCTTATTACTGGGTACTATCAAGCTTATTTGGCCGATGCAGATGAAAAATTAGGGATTCAAATTAGAATTTTTGATTTAGGTGTAGGTAATTTTAAGTATGTATTGGATCAGATTTTAGCTTGTACAACAAAGGAGAATCTACTGCCACGGGTTAACCTGAATGAGCCTATAGTCAATTCATCTGGCAAGACGAAGACTATAAGCGTATTGATGACATCTCTTAGTCCAAGATATTTCGAGGAGATTAGGAACATGtattgggaaaatcctactgtaACAGGAGAGATTGTTAGTGTTTACCAGCCAAGTCATGAGGAGCATCAACAAACTGAGAAGCTGATGCACGATAGGAAGGCGTGGGCGGAGATGTATTTGCTGAGCTTAACTGACAAATTGGTTACAAGTGCATGGTCTACTTTTGGATATGTAGCTCAGGGTCTTGGAGGTTTGAAGCCCTGGATTTTGTACAAGTTTGAGAATGGGACAGTACATAATCCGCCTTGTTTTCGCGATATGTCTTTGGAGCCATGTTATCATTCCCCTCCGAATTATGACTGCAAAAAGAAAACAGGAAGTTATAACACAGGTAATGCTGTTCCTCATGTGAGACATTGTAAGGATATGAGCTGGGGTTTGAAGCTATTTGATCAGAATGGTGAATTGTAACATGGTAGAATAAGGGAAACACAATTGTTGCAGGACTAATAATTATAACTTTATTACAAGATTCTTTCATTGATACGATTCTTTTGATGACAGGCAATGATGCAACTTAGAGAGCAGAAGAGATAAAATCATACTTTTCAGTGTTTAATGAAAGTTAAACCATAAATTTCTGTTTATGTGTggacttttatattttatttaatggTAAGTATTCGTACTTTTTTCTGCATCTTTGTATACTTTGCATTTCTCTGAGCAACTGgcaaaaacataacataactgTTAATTCCAAATCCAACATACAGCAACACACAAACCATAATACTCCTCAACTCCCAATTGCACTCCCTTTTAATTAGTAGAAGACATCAAGAATTGCAAACAAGCATGCTTAGTTTACCAAGCCTTGGACTTAGAAGATGATGTTTTTATTTGAAATAAAGCTAGATCTTTATTTGGTAAAACTAGGATCTGGAAATGGTTATAAACAGGATCTTCACCCCCAGAACCAGAACTCGGAAAACAAACaaaattgaaataaaatagaTGAGCTCAACATCACAGAAGCAGTCATCAACTCGAGCTATGAAAATCTACCTTACCAACTGATTGGAGAGATGATCGATTGCCAAGGCACTCCTACTACTTGCGCGCGGCCTGGGCTTATCAAGGGATTAGGCCTAAATGtctttcttttttcttgaatACGAATGGATG
Encoded proteins:
- the LOC104108946 gene encoding galactoside 2-alpha-L-fucosyltransferase; this translates as MKRFKKTSNDQLVSSDRESSVVLKIAESKWGLNPMTLMAFFVVCLMVLTLVLSVAIVFGNLPSDCLWTLAEARFFDVKPSKATVSEDDIPRPVIVQKDKLLGGLLPSGFDETSCLSRYESLLYIKGLRHKPSSYLISRLRRYEALHKQCGPYTELYNKTVDLIKSGDQYSTGSSVCNYVIWVSFSGLGNRILTLTSAFLYALLTNRVLLVDPRVNLPDLFCEPFPQVSWLLPSDFPILDQFSTFNQKSPLSYGYMVRNNKSRIHPFIYLHLNHDYDAQDKLFFCDTDQTFLKKIPWLFVKSNNYYVPALFLIPSFEQELNNLFPEKGTVFHFLGRYLFHPTNSVWGLITGYYQAYLADADEKLGIQIRIFDLGVGNFKYVLDQILACTTKENLLPRVNLNEPIVNSSGKTKTISVLMTSLSPRYFEEIRNMYWENPTVTGEIVSVYQPSHEEHQQTEKLMHDRKAWAEMYLLSLTDKLVTSAWSTFGYVAQGLGGLKPWILYKFENGTVHNPPCFRDMSLEPCYHSPPNYDCKKKTGSYNTGNAVPHVRHCKDMSWGLKLFDQNGEL